AATATGGGATAAGGTAAGATGGGCTTTGTCTTGGATTGAATTAGTAttgagttttattttgtgtttggtAGATGAGATTATGTCCAACATAGATTTAATAAAGTGTTTGGttgataatattaataaaaaaactaatggGTATTAATTTTGATTCTATTTATTATAACtataaatcaattttaaattaacttataattaataattgatTACTTATTCAATTCattcaaatattaataataatttatttatttttataatgtgATAAGTAATCAAGCGATACGGTCTCATTTCTCATTGTCTACTAATcctagtaagagcatccactataaggtggacacttccaaaAAGTTTATGCAGCAATAGTGGACACTTTTTTTAGccacatcttcttcttcaacccatcttcttcttcacttcAAAAAATCCATCTCCTTCGTCTCCTTCATCAacccatcttcttcttcaacccaaaaaatcaaaagaaaacgaaaaaaaaggaaatccGGCGACCGCTGCGCCGGGACGGTCGCACAATAGGCCGCCGCGCCCCTCAaggaccggcgcgtcctcgccgcCTAGTCGCCGAAGGGGTTTCCGCCCCTTCCCATTCGTCAGCGTCGGGGCGGACACGGTTCCTACAATAGTTCGACGGGGCGGCCGGCGCTATAGTGTACACCCTAAAACATAAGCATTGAACATCTATAAATTGATTAGAATTTTCCAAAAACAAAAGTGTCATAAATTACAAATTCTCTAGTAGCTCAATTCTCTCTCTGATGCGTGCATTTTTTGCATATAATATTAATCAGATCTGTAactataaattacacacatatatatataaaaactcGATGATATACAGAGAGAAATTTGGTGATTGGACCGATTTAGGGAAATGGTCTTCGTTCTTAGCTCTTCGGCTCTTCTACCATAGTAAATCCATCCCCGATTTTCCTCTCGTCTCTCTCATCTGTCATTCTTCCTTTCATTTATTCGCTGGACTAATGTTATCGCAGGGGTAGGGGCGGATGGTTTGTCATGTGATAACTGCCGAAAATACATCACGGGCGATGGGCCTAGATAACTTTGTCTCGGGCAGAGTCGTAGGAAAAAATAGAACCGAACAGCAGATTAGAGGAGATGAAGATAAGAAGTCATGGGCTATCTCGCCAACCGAACGGGGCCTAAATGGTTAAATGGAGGAGAAACGTCTCGTCAATAAAATTGTGATTCATTACCTTCCATCGATGAATTGTAATCTTGTAAATTATAATTCCCGGATCCGTTACTGCAAACAAATCAACGATCCTGCATTAACAATTAATCCCAGTGGCCAAATTTCCGTCTCTTTTTGTTAAATCGaatattttgactttttgtttaatttgtgtagggggaataaaataaagaatataacCCCATGAGGTTGGTAGATTGTCAATCGAGTAGTATTTTATCATATAAACAAAGTTGAACTTCTGATTAGCATTAAACAGTACACGCACCCCTGTAATAATCAACAAAACTCCACGTGTTTCACGTGTTTATAACCCCCAGATATCACAGAatcgatataaaataaattaatagtactagtCAGTTTCACACTCGTCAACTTGATATTATCtcgtatttttctttttgaatgACCTAAAATAAAGTTTAAAGTTCATATATTCTTTCACTCTAACTTAAAATGCAATCCacgatattattatttttttattctaatatGTTGGAACCtatcaattttttgttttatttaaaacaaaaatgttgaattgatgttgaaaattCCAAATTAACAACGGCCCACGCGTAATCCAAATCAAAATCAGATGTTCCAAAACCCAAACTTAGTAGTATTtccagttttaaaattttattgataaaaatacattttttgaatattttatttattaataatgcAACTTGAAATTTTTTGGAAAATCTTAAAATCGAAAACAAAAGTATAATATCTCTCTATTTGTAATTATGATACTAGTATTGgtacaattatgtaattaagTGGTGAAGATTAGATAAagttaagaaaattaaaaatttaatgcaCCATTATATCACGTGATGTGGGGAAGGGCGGAAGGAGAGGACCACTCAAGCTGCTGGATAATAAACTATAATAAATTACATACTGTATAAATAGCGAGTGCAGAATATGAAGCAACCGaaccaaaagtaaaaaaaagaaaaaaaaaagagattctTAATTATTTAAGTGAACAAAATATTTGAGTCGAGACACCACATCTAGCAACATACTACATATTATTATATCAACTCTTTATAATATCATTACTTTTCTTTActtggttcttgaatttcttgaattgaataaaaaaaagttaatccCACGTGTTGGTACTATATTGTATTGGTATAGATAGGTAAAAAGTCTCTCTTGATGTTTGGAGAAAATAGAGATTAGGTTCAAGATGAAAAAAATCGATTCAtttcttcaaaaaaaatattgttagagcatccacatccatgctcttacCAATGAGCATGAATGTGGGTCCGGATCCACTTTTACTTCCTGCTCTTAGGCatgagcacaacacccacatccgtactcttccgcaaggacaagcttaagggtcccaccattctatttaaataaaaaacattttcgaaatattaaaatgcattaaagttacccggaataatattacaaatttaaaaattacataaataaaatcctaaaattaaaaattacataattaaaattctaaaaaataaaaattacacaattaaaatcctaaaaattgagattgagagagttgtttggtatagtgtcattttttgtgtttgaaatgagagtattaatagatgaaagtatgaattttggggtaaaaataatgaaaaaataaattaaaagtgtagaaaaaatggaaatattttattaggaagtgggaaaatatttttttattaaatctgaattttttagattttttcaattttttaaaaaaataataataaaaaatgataaaccaacgGGCCAATCGGAACATGCCACGTCGAcgcctcgtgctcttgccaTTCACACGGAcatgctctatgcatagagcagcgccctgccgtcggcaagagcacagcggcggacaAGGCTTGTCCTTGCCGACGGCAAGAGCACGTTCGTCGGCAAGGACACCGctatggatgctcttagaatGATATGCTTTGGCCTTGTTGGAATGGATAATAAATAGGATGAAAAGGGATAAGAGAATTTGATACATAGAAAGTCCTAATTTCCAAGTGAAGGCCCAACTTTTAAGAACCAACCAACCAAGAAGCCTGCCTACATATTGTGTCTATTTATGTGGTgaaatgaagaaagaaaaaaactagCTAGCAAATCAACATTGCAttagaaaaaaagaagagattAATTAGAATTATATAGCTTCTTAGGTTGTGTCTTGGTCAAGTGGAATACCGGATGCCGGCATAGCTTTTGCATGCCTTTCCGAAGATTCAGACGACGGAGAATTCCGTCGTCTGCTTCGTATTCGTCTTTGAAATTATGCCCTAAGGTTCGCCTTTTGCGTGTGGTGATAGCGGTGGTAGCGGGCGTTGTCTCTCCACTACTCATCACTACTGCATTATTGCATTCTTCGTCAACTGGGGCACCACTCTGCTCCAGTACCGCCGAATACTCCTCTCTCTCAGCAAGTGTCTTCCCAATGAGGGTCTTGAGAAAGTTCATGACTTGGACCGCGTGGATGAGCGCCGTAAGTGGATCAGCCATCTGGATTGTACATATTAGTATTTCAAATTAAGCAGTCTGATAACTCATCCAAAAGACTAGTCTGTTAGGAGAAAGTCATTTGGTCTATAATATTCACAACTGATGAGGGACATTAGAGTCTATAACAGATTTGAGAGTAGCAAAGCACCTGAGTCATGTTTGGAGCGAAAACCATAGCGATGTTCCTCGCGTTCATCTTGTTAAGGTGGTGGTGCTGCACGACATCGGCCATGAGATTGATGGCCCAGTCGAGCAGCGCGCCCTCGGTCGGGGGAAGCTGCTTTACGAGCTCGCTACACTCTTCCTCTGTGTTGCAATGCATCACATCTTCTGCACTTAAACAGTCAAGCACTCCTGAAGGGAGCTCTCTAAACCAAGCCTGATATCATattttcctcatcaacaatgggaCAATATCAACTTTATTTTTAACTACTAATATAATTTGCTTCTATTATTACCTTTATCAAACCAGATAAGCAGTGTACATCAATTCCATGTGGCACAATTCCTTTGTTCAGCTGTTTCCTAACATTTTCTTCTTGGCTATTCTCagcattgattctgaaaattccttCTGCCTTCAaattaacacacacacacacacacaattaatcatatactactaaattataaatataaagcTAAAATAACATTAGAATTGGGCATACTTGAAGGCCTCCTTCTTCATACAGCCTGGTTTGCATCCTAAGAAGAATTGTGGGTACGCTGTTTCCTCTTTGGTCAAAGCTACATTGCATTGACTCTGCAGAAACTCCAAATACACTAGCACTGTCCACATCATTATATAGATATTAGCTCATCACATTCAAACTCGACTGTTCAATTTAATTCTCAACCAGCCACTTTAACTACTGCACATGATTCAACTTAATGCAAAACATTGTGGGTTATTAGAAAGATAGAACAAAACATAGATCAACCAAAATCTTGAGCTATGCAGAGTTACAAGACAACTTACCAAATAAGTTAAATAGACTTATGCAATAATCTACTATGTACTAAACCAAAAAATATGCCTGCTATTAATATAGTTTTCCTATAATGAAAGATATGTAATTCTCTTTTGAATCATCAATTAGAAACCTAAGAAAATCTCTATATCCACAGTCTCTCCCTTCGTCTACCTCTCGGTATCAAAGTGCGTCGCTaaagagaaaattaaaaatcgaaCTTTGAAAGAGTTCAAGGGAGGGTGTTGACATAATGAAACAAGAATATTTACATCTATCCTAAGAGAAAATTAGAACCACTACATACATTTTAAGATAGAATGCCATAAACTTCCGTATTCGTAATCCCACCACTCCAATTATGTTAGCAAACAACAATATTGATGTATTGATTTGATCACTACTACTTGGATTGCAAATCTAGATCTGAATCAAACAGatttttttagaattaattACTAACAAACACAACTTAATTATCCAGTCTCACCTCCAGTTCCTAAACTAAAATCTTTTTCCCCAAAACACGGAAAATACACAATCAATTGTCAGACGATTTAGAGATTTATTCACCATTAAATACTCATTAAATCCCACCACAACACAAATATTATTCCACCAAACACAAATTAATATGCATGCATGTCATGTACCTCCCTCCTTCacttcaattataattaaatattaagattaacaacaattaattaaaattaagaaaaataaaacggAAAAGAGTTGGTAAAACCAAACCTGGCGCTGGGCGGTTTAGAAGGTACCTCTGGCTGCAGCTCGACCGGCAGGCCCAGAAACCCATCAAACCGGTCAAACGTCACATGTGACACGTGTCGCACGTCGGTTGGCCATCCAATGTCCACGTCAGACGCAACGTCGTCCGCATCGACCGAGCACGTGACCAGCGACTTCCTCAGCGCCGCCGCCACAACTCCCAGCACCGAAAACTGCGCCTGATTTCCGCCGCCGTTTCCTCCAGGGCTCAAAAAAGGCGTAGTCGCCGGATTCTCCGAGGCTCCGTCGTCttcatcctcctcctcgtcgtcggTGTTGTAGTTGTAGTCTCCAAAATAACCATTTTCGTCGTCTTCGTATAGAGGCGGCGGCATTGTGTTAAGAGAGCAGGATTTGGACCGGAAGAGTCACGCCATAATTTAGTTCAATTGAAGACGAAGACACGAAGATGAAGAAGCATTGCAATTGATTAATGCATGATTGATGATATGATAGTAGTGCTAGCAAAATGTATGATTGTGAGGGGCTGTTTTCAGATATGGGGGCCGAGGCCTGCACCTAAAATTCAGACTCATATTTGGAAATAGAAATACATTGAAATTCAAGTCtcattagtatttatttatttatttatttatttatttatttgtttgtgaATTTACTACTCAATGATGATAACTAGCAACTATATAGTTGTCGCTATTCTTCATCCGCAATGCGCCAACCTCTCGTTACCGCGGGGGTCATCACGGGTGGCGAGACGAGAGTGCCACGTATAATGCGTATTAGTCTTGACTTACGAGTTTGTGACAAAATTAATCTCGGGTCAATTTGATAACACGTCTCTCCTTTTAATGGGATTGTGCGTAAACTTGATGGCTTTATCCATTTGTGTGTTCATTATTGACATTACTATCGTGACATTAAGTAGGGTAGATAAGAGAGTTAGTAGAAGCAGCCAAATAAAATTAAggttatgtgttttgtgtttatGTGCAGTCATTTTCGTCCATGTGTAGTGGCAGATAAtttcttttggtgattttagATTGTTTGATTAATATTTTTCTCCAACTCTCATGCTTTTCTACaaagaattgagagattcctgcCTCTTTACAACTCTTTATCTTTTTGTAAAGGTCAGAATATTAACTACTTTTATTAGaatatattccattaacttaacTAGTCTTGGTAATTTTTCCCACAAGGCCACAACCAATATTGACCCCTCTTATCaatttcacatttattttcggcacatgttttaaaaaaGTATATACATAAAGTATATTATAAGTAGGGGCGGGACTTTGTATAATAATTTTGTCGAAGTTtcattattttgtttaaattattgTGCAAAAGTCCATATCATGAGAACAAAACatataattcaaaattcaatTTGAGTTTTTttgaaatacataccacatatcaaaatgaatttatttttgCGTCCATCACTGATTATGAATAAGGGAGCACTAATAGAGTACGAGTCCCACCTTGTTGGTTGTTTGATTAATTGAGTGTTAAATAAGTGAATAAACATCCTATTTGGCAAATTGGGACAATATGTAAGTATAAAGAACTGAAAATTCTGGTATGCTACTAAGTAGTGATGATGCATAGGATTTAACGACATAAACAATAAATTTGCAGAGCAGTTGGCCTTGTAATGAGGCCATGATTGCACAAAGACAAAGAGTTGATAATGGCATGGGGCAGTTgggacttgaatatttttggcaaatattcatatatatagagagagtatAACATTAACAGCATTTGATACACCACAGTATTATTATACAAGTAGTGTAAATAACAGCTGTACATACaccaaaaatgaaagaaagtagatgaagttgttaatgaATATTGGAAGGTCTGAATTAATTTCACCtttttctgtatttattttggCTAGGCTCTTCTTTTGCTTTGCCACCCAATTTAGTCTGAAAAAAAGACTGCAATTATAagaatgtgttttttttttgttttcccaGAAGATTTGGATCTAGTCGTGAGAAGAATGCTTAGTATAACTATCCTGtaaattatactctctccgtcccgcactactcgcacttatttcctttttgggcgtcccaagttacttgcactcttcccatttttagtaaaaaatttcacctacagccgtaatttttgactttcctatacactcattccttaatctccgtgccgaaaaggaaaggggcgagtagcccgggacggagggagtactattattttcaatttaaattggAATATTTGCTACTTCAATTATTGGCAAGAAAAGTTTATAGTCGACCTGATAGTGCCTGTTTTGGAATGTCCATTTCTCAGAGTCACTGAATGAGCAAGTCGTTAATTCTTAATCTATGTAATAATCTACAAGTGGACATTTTATCCGAGATTTTTCACATATCCCTTGTGTGTATAGTAAAATTTTGTCTTTTAAATAGTGCATTTATAGTAGCAtatcattatttatttcttgGTAATTCGAACCCCTGATCTATTGGATGGAAGATAAGCGTCTTAGCAACACTTCGTCATTAATGCTTAGTCAAGTATGTACATAGTTTTTGTGTGAGATCGTTGATGCTTACATATGAACATTGTTGTCTATTAAAATTAATGTGGAGAATCTCACATagacaattaataatataataacatACATCCTAGCTAGAATGGTAACGCACGGTGGTATATAGTATATCCTATTGATTCCTTCATTCAATCTCGACaaaatttatagtactaatatattttTCACGTGGAACTCCACATCTAAAATTGAAAGTATAAACATAGACACCAAAATATTGCAATATGGAGTAAATAAATATGTGGATATTGTTGTAGATACGTATACATGTATGTACATGTGTGTACGTATATGTATAGATATGATGAAACATCCACATCGTGGTCACATGATGGCACATGGGATGTTCTTTCCAGCTTCATTGTCTGTCCATTCCCCACAACCATGCATCCCCACATTTTAATTATTCAttccttaattaattaatttattaccaAGAGACAAGATCCCTGGCTTTTAATTTGGTGGTCACtcagtaataataataataatcttatcaAAGATGAGGGAAGTGATTTGGAGCAGTCACCTCGCATATGTATTTTGTCTGGGATGATGGTGGTGGGGTGGGGCAAAAGTTTTGGAGTTTTTATGAGTATTTTActacttttatatttttgaaaaataggtAATTGTCATAATAAATTACAATTTCTTGAAACTAAAATATAGTACGAGTGAAATTACAACTTTTAAATATTTGCAATTATCCCACGATAATCAAAGTCGAAACTGATGCAACAATAAAATTTGGTTGTGTTCAATAAATTGACGTTGTTTTAACGTAGTTAAATTTGAATGGCGCCGTTTTATCCATAGCCAACATCGTTTTGCTACTTAATCATATTTGTTTCTATTTTGACCATCGGGGAACAATTGcaaaaaattgtaatttttaatttaaatatcaattatccCTTTAAAGAAATTACTTTTGTTTAATTAGTCAAATCTgagaatttgaaatttgttCAGTGCCGaagctatatatatatttggaaaattCATTTGCTTTATTTATAAGTTAATTTGCTTTGAAGCTACTCGAAGAAAGCCCTATAGTGACATTTGGCCCACTAGTATAAGTTGAAAAAAGCCCAACCACTTAATTCCCGCATAAACTTTACTGTATCTTATTCTCAAAACtggatattttcattttaagaatCATTTTTCTAGAAAAGGCTAATATccttattttgttttttcacTCCATATTATTATAGTGTGAATCTCGAAAGAAGATTCACATAATGACGAACTGTGACCTATATATTTAGTCGTTATCTCGTATTTCTCGAAATGTGATTCAATTTGACAAGATTTGGTATGTAAAGTGATTCGATTTGATAAAATTTGGTGTGAGATCGATGGTATAGATAAGATTGACACTCAAATATTTTTCCTTTGTCGATCTGCTTAAAATGTCACCACATACACCACACCTCTTTCACTTAACACCTTTACCAGCTCTAAACTTTTTCAACACACAAATGTAGTGTGGTTACCAATTACTATAAATTTACATTTATAACATGCTTGACCATGAGATTATGATGTGAGTTCTTTTGTGTTagcatatatacatatattttatttatatatatatattttgtgttagtattttttatttgatctcTGTACAATCATACATAAATTGGGCCTAGATCCAAATCTCAACTGGGCCGGCCTGATTTACAGCTGCAGGctggggataaaatgataaatacgTTCACCAACTAACATAGGTAAAGCTATAATTGATGAAAAATCACCACCAGATAATTTACAACGCAATAAATACCATAACAAGAATTTAATTTATTGCGTTGCAATTTAATCAACTCataataaatacaataaatagGCCCAAAATGAAGGTACAGTAAAGCCCCAAATCCATAAATAAACTTCTCATAATCAAGTTTTTTCCCTTTCTATATTAAAGAACattaataattttttgaccGTGATGATTCGAATCTTCGATCTAAATTACGGCCGAGTATGATTTTTCAAATGTTGGTTAAGCTGCTCTCACACTGTCACACAGCATCACAcctatttaaaattttctaattaGTTGACTTCTTGTTAACCTAATACTGCGTGTAGCATGTTCTCAAGCTTAATAAGTTTGAGTTTTActttcaattaaataaatatctGGTTTGAATTcgtttaaaatttgatttgcaTATACAAAATGTGGATGTGTCATCATTAGGTGTGGAATAGAGAGCATTTATTACTAGTAATTCAATAATTTCCTTTCCTCTTAATTTTGCTTCTATCTTTGCATATTGCAGAAAATCTCACTCttcattttttactaattaatttcCTCTTTCTCTAGAAAAAGATTAAAAttagtgtatgtgtgtgtgtttttcgtCTCTTTGTCCAATTAACTTTGTTTTGACTCAGTTACATTTTGTCACATTTGAATTTTCTGATTTCgattttattacaaaaaaatGGAGAAATACGGATACAGACAAAGAAACGTATATACTTTTTTATCCGTATAGGAATAGTAGAAGACAGtatagaggaagaagaagaagaaactctGTTATTCGCAGAGAGagaaacagagagagagagagagttgacaCTCACTGCTGATGGGGCAGTGCTACGGTAAGACGATCCCCACGGTAAGCAACGATGAGTACCCAACCACCGCCTCCGCCGATCTCCCTCCCCAGACGCCTCCTCCCAACGGCACTCCGGCGAGATCCTCCGCCGCGAACAGCGCCTGGCCGAGCCCCTACCCCGCGACTCCCGGCGGCGTCTCTCCGTCTCCGGCGAGGTCCACGCCGTTGAGGTTCTTCAAAAAGCCCTTTCCGCCGCCGTCTCCGGCGAAACACATCAGGGCGTCGCTGAGGAAGCTGGGGAACAGGAAGAAGTCGCCCCGCCACGGCGCGATTCCGGAggatgcggcggcggcggaggatgcggcgccgccgccgcagcagCAGCACCACCACGCGCTGGATAAGAATTTTGGGTATAATAAGAATTTTGGGGCAAAGTATGAGCTTGGGAAGGAGGTCGGCAGAGGGCATTTTGGTCATACCTGCTTTGCCAAGGGCAGAAAGGGGGAGCTCAAGGATTTGCCTCTTGCTGTTAAAATCATCTCCAAATCCAAGGTTCATCTCAATTTATAATGTGCTTTGCTTTTCTTGTCTAATTAAACATCTTTATTTCATAGCCAATTGATTCACAATTGTTAGGAAGTCTACAAAAACATATGCCAAGGATTCAACAACAATAATTAGCTAACAGTTTTGTCTTTGATTATGTATAAAATGGAGGGGGGATGTGTAGACTTAAAAAAGGcatctttttttgttttgattagCTGATCAATGATGTAATTCTGGTTTAGATAGGATGGTGCATGTTTAGCAGATCAGGGAAACAGGTTTAGGATTATTGATACGAATCAAACATATATCTCAAGTTGCAGAATTTGTTTCTTAACTGATGAGCTTAAGTTTATGGGGTGACTGTTGAGGTGAAGGGAGGTTGTGGTTTCAAATGAAGCACGGACTGAGTAATCATATTGGTTGATGTAACAAGAATATACACGAACAGACTCACTTGATTCGATAATTTCATTTTCGGCGTCATTTTATTATGTAATATAAGGTCCCTTCAATTGTATGGGTTCTAATATGACTGCTCCAGAGTCATTTAGATATGTCTTTTGCTTTCCACTTAAAATGATTGTCGAATGATAAAATGAACTATCTTCAGCTGCAAAACATAATAATTTGTCAGTGTCCTTGTCGGTGCATTATTTTATGGAGATGGTGGAAGTGCATAATGAGCAGACAACTATCAGTATCTTTACTGGTGGGAGAAGTAAACCTTTGGATTAGAGTAACAGTAAGATAAGCATTAAGGGTACTTGGGAAGATAAATTCCATCTTTAGCAGGTCAAATGAAATGGATAGACCCGTGTATGCGTCAAATACACAGTTTTCTTTTATACTACTGATGGCTTCTTTCTGAATGAATTTTATGATGCTATGAAACTCGATTTATATCTCAATAAGCTGTTTGGCAGATGACGACTGCAATATCAATTGAAGATGTTCGCAGAgaagtgaaaattttgaaaGCTCTCTCAGGTCATAGACATCTAGTTAGATTTTATGACGCTTGCGAGGATACCAATAATGTATACATAATAATGGAGTACGTATCTCTCTTTTCCCTGTGCTGTTGTGTACACAATTGAATCTTTGTTGAGTGAAGCTTGCAACTTTTCCTGATTTGCCCACTTTACTTTTTACGCTTTTCCTAGATCAGGAAATTTTTTGTTAGTTTCTTAATCTAGGAAAAGATAGTTGATGCTTGCTAACACATACTACAGTTTTCTGTAAAACCATCTTCTATGAATAACTTTATATCATTGTTGACCTTATGGTGGAGACTATTCTGTTCCCCACCTTGGATGTTGATTTAGTTAAGTATTTTCCTTTAGTATTTGATATATGAATCTTCCACAAGTCCTTTTCAGAACCATCTCATGGATTTTGGTCTGTCGTACAGAGGCTCCACTCCAATACGACTGATATTTTTCTTCTAACAGTCTTATTTTTCTTGAAGTTAGAATTTCGGTTATTAAAGTGATAGATATCGAACTTAAAGAGTTACTGTACTTTTGTTCTATCTTTGGACTTTGGTCTATGTGATGGTTTCGTGCAAGGTTTTTTCTTGTAACATCCTGTAATATAATTCTGTCTTCTGGTAGGAGTTATCTCCTTTTAACCCAATGGATTCGCAT
This DNA window, taken from Salvia splendens isolate huo1 chromosome 18, SspV2, whole genome shotgun sequence, encodes the following:
- the LOC121777777 gene encoding rho GTPase-activating protein 5-like, translated to MPPPLYEDDENGYFGDYNYNTDDEEEDEDDGASENPATTPFLSPGGNGGGNQAQFSVLGVVAAALRKSLVTCSVDADDVASDVDIGWPTDVRHVSHVTFDRFDGFLGLPVELQPEVPSKPPSASASVFGVSAESMQCSFDQRGNSVPTILLRMQTRLYEEGGLQAEGIFRINAENSQEENVRKQLNKGIVPHGIDVHCLSGLIKAWFRELPSGVLDCLSAEDVMHCNTEEECSELVKQLPPTEGALLDWAINLMADVVQHHHLNKMNARNIAMVFAPNMTQMADPLTALIHAVQVMNFLKTLIGKTLAEREEYSAVLEQSGAPVDEECNNAVVMSSGETTPATTAITTRKRRTLGHNFKDEYEADDGILRRLNLRKGMQKLCRHPVFHLTKTQPKKLYNSN